A genomic segment from Polyangium mundeleinium encodes:
- a CDS encoding adenylate/guanylate cyclase domain-containing protein: MPTIHYAPDGISIDAPEGQTLLAAALSAGVPHIRACGGNSRCSTCRVVVLEGLDNVDPRNEREQPLAEWFGLPPSVRMACQTTVRGPVRVRRLALDQEDVQIISRLRAGKAAALGARLPVAILVADIRGFTSFSETLQPYDVIYVLNRYFESMGRVVAAEGGFINNYMGDGLTALFGADGQPEAPLRAVRAALGMFEAVKQLEPYLVTSHGRAFDIGIGIHLDEVVVGPAGASDTKLVAAMGGAVDFACRVEAANVEVGSRLLVSEPVYRAVADKVSVGRTARIAAKRGPAEHELHEITALR, from the coding sequence ATGCCCACGATCCACTACGCGCCCGATGGGATCTCCATCGACGCCCCGGAAGGACAGACGCTCCTCGCCGCCGCGCTCTCCGCCGGCGTCCCGCACATTCGCGCCTGCGGCGGCAATTCGCGCTGCTCGACGTGCCGCGTAGTCGTGCTCGAAGGCCTCGACAACGTCGACCCTCGGAATGAGCGCGAGCAGCCGCTCGCCGAATGGTTCGGCCTGCCGCCGAGCGTCCGCATGGCTTGCCAGACGACCGTGCGCGGCCCCGTCCGCGTCCGCAGGCTCGCGCTCGATCAGGAAGACGTGCAGATCATCAGCCGTCTACGCGCGGGAAAAGCCGCCGCGCTCGGCGCCAGGCTCCCCGTCGCGATCCTCGTCGCCGACATCCGCGGCTTCACGTCGTTCTCCGAAACGCTCCAGCCCTACGACGTGATCTACGTGCTGAATCGTTATTTTGAGTCCATGGGGCGCGTCGTCGCGGCCGAGGGAGGCTTCATCAACAATTACATGGGCGATGGCCTGACCGCGCTCTTCGGCGCGGACGGGCAGCCGGAGGCGCCCTTGCGCGCGGTGCGGGCCGCCCTCGGCATGTTCGAGGCGGTGAAGCAGCTCGAACCTTACCTCGTGACGAGCCATGGCCGGGCCTTCGACATCGGCATTGGCATTCATCTCGACGAGGTCGTGGTGGGGCCCGCGGGCGCGAGTGACACGAAGCTCGTCGCCGCAATGGGCGGCGCCGTCGACTTCGCCTGCCGCGTCGAGGCCGCGAACGTGGAGGTCGGCAGCCGGCTCCTCGTCTCGGAGCCCGTCTACCGCGCCGTGGCAGACAAGGTCTCGGTGGGACGGACGGCGCGCATCGCGGCCAAACGCGGCCCGGCGGAACACGAGCTCCACGAGATCACCGCCCTCCGCTGA
- a CDS encoding ABC transporter ATP-binding protein: MLAIRNLSKTYENGVHALNDVTLDIPRGMFGLLGPNGAGKSSLMRTLATLQEADSGTATLEGVDGKTIDVLRDKDAVRRQLGYLPQDFGVYPKVSAEDLLEHFAVLKGLTERKQRREVVEGLLQQVNLWDVRKRKLGTYSGGMRQRFGVAQALLGNPRLVIVDEPTAGLDPEERNRFLNLLAEIGENVAVILSTHIVEDVTDLCPTMAIMNKGQVLRTGKPSDAIAALENQVWRKQVTKAALSEYEARHTVLSTRLVAGRPVIHVFSSEDPGDGFEQVAPNLEDVYFQLLRVQAA; encoded by the coding sequence ATGCTCGCCATCCGCAACCTCAGCAAGACCTACGAAAACGGCGTTCACGCGCTGAACGACGTCACCCTCGACATCCCGCGCGGCATGTTCGGTCTGCTCGGCCCGAACGGCGCCGGCAAATCGTCGCTGATGCGCACGCTCGCGACCTTGCAGGAGGCCGACAGCGGCACGGCCACCCTGGAAGGTGTCGACGGCAAGACCATCGACGTGCTGCGCGACAAGGACGCCGTGCGGCGCCAGCTCGGCTACTTGCCGCAGGATTTCGGGGTGTATCCCAAGGTGAGCGCGGAGGACCTGCTGGAGCATTTCGCCGTGCTCAAGGGGCTGACCGAGCGCAAGCAACGCCGCGAGGTCGTGGAGGGCCTGCTGCAGCAAGTGAACCTGTGGGACGTGCGCAAGCGCAAGCTCGGCACGTATTCGGGCGGCATGCGGCAGCGCTTCGGCGTCGCGCAGGCGCTCCTGGGCAATCCGCGCCTCGTGATCGTCGATGAGCCGACAGCCGGCCTCGATCCCGAGGAGCGCAATCGTTTCCTCAACCTGCTCGCCGAGATCGGCGAAAACGTCGCCGTGATCCTGTCCACGCACATCGTCGAGGACGTCACCGACCTGTGCCCGACCATGGCCATCATGAACAAAGGCCAGGTGCTGCGGACCGGAAAGCCCAGCGATGCAATCGCCGCGCTCGAAAACCAGGTCTGGCGCAAGCAGGTCACGAAAGCTGCGCTCTCCGAATACGAGGCGCGCCATACCGTGCTGTCGACGCGGCTCGTCGCCGGCCGTCCGGTGATCCACGTGTTCAGCAGCGAGGACCCGGGCGACGGCTTCGAGCAGGTCGCGCCGAACCTCGAAGACGTGTACTTCCAGCTCCTGCGCGTGCAGGCCGCCTGA
- a CDS encoding ABC transporter permease/M1 family aminopeptidase translates to MIRELFRFELREQLRSPLLWLIASLFGLLAFGAAASEAVQMGGSIGNVFRNAPTVLARWLTLFTLFGMLVITIFISSALLRDFEQGTAELFFASPIRKRDYLLGRLGAALTASLFVYLVIGLGLFVAQFMPWIDPARLGPVSLEPYLWSFVVFVIPNVLFTGALLSLMAVVTRSILWVYIGVIAFFVLYGVSAALLRDIDNVWIATLMDPLGLRALERTIRYWSAEERNTGLPAISGYLLGNRVLWTSIATALFAATFALFKTERSGTGRRRWGRTAKAEALAPAAHAARKAAGTAVQRPEPLFTTHTVWRQFLRQLRFDTVGVFRGVPFLVMLSFGIANFIPTALLRQTLYDTRIYPVTSQMLSALQGSYSFLLVIIVLFYAGELVWKERGAKMHEVTDAMPVPNWVPLLAKFGALLAVIATFQGIGAITAMLIQLAKGYTRLEPLLYLKTLTLDSSVYVLMGGLALTLQVFSNNKFVGYALLILVLALQTALGLMDFTHHLYNFGSWPIAPYSDMNGYGHFLSAQLWFQGYWGLLLVSLLLLSVAFWVRGSVNSRRERFVVARQRLRGRLGVAFGLGLLSFASVGGFLFWNTNIRNDYRSPEQNLDLAARYENEYGRYKNLPQPKIRASSTEIDLRPETQVLRIDGVYRVHNPHASTIEEVHINLTNDKALVSIDFGGAELVKHDAPLGYRIYRLARPMQPGEEREVRFRLDYHANGITNELQQTQIVENGSFFNNRMFPQLGYDERVQLDDRNDRRKRGLGEPTRMPKLEDEAARASTYVDDDADWLDFKTTICTAPDQTALAPGYLKEEFQRDGRRCFSYAMDRPMLNFYAFLSARWQVKKGFYKEGTPAQIPIEIYYDPKHPYNVDRMIEAVQKSLSYYEANFTPYQHRQVRIIEFPGYASFAQSFANTIPYSESIGFIADLRDESAVDYVYYVTAHEIAHQWWAHQVIGANVQGATVLSESLSQYSALMVMEQEYGRPKMRRFLKEELDKYLAGRGGERVEELPLYRVENQQYIHYQKGSLVFYRLREEIGEATLNRALKKFLQDKGYQQPPYTTSAELLAYIRAEAGPAHEALITDLFEKICFYDNRVEAATATKRSDGKYEVTLDLFADKRYADGKGKETPGELDDWIEVGVFARGKSGKEADEEVLYLERHHVTKQHEQVTVVVDAEPHEAGFDPNNKLIDRVSSDNRKRVDL, encoded by the coding sequence ATGATTCGTGAACTCTTTCGATTCGAGCTGCGCGAGCAGCTTCGCTCTCCACTGCTCTGGCTGATCGCCTCCTTGTTCGGATTGCTGGCCTTCGGGGCGGCTGCCAGCGAGGCGGTTCAGATGGGCGGGAGCATCGGCAACGTTTTCCGGAATGCGCCGACGGTCCTCGCCAGGTGGCTCACGCTCTTCACGCTGTTCGGGATGCTGGTCATCACGATCTTCATCTCCAGCGCTCTTTTGCGCGACTTCGAGCAGGGCACCGCGGAGCTGTTTTTCGCGAGCCCGATCCGCAAACGTGATTATCTGCTCGGCCGGCTCGGCGCGGCGCTCACGGCGAGCCTGTTCGTGTACCTCGTGATTGGCCTGGGCCTGTTCGTCGCCCAGTTCATGCCGTGGATCGATCCGGCGCGCCTCGGGCCGGTCTCGCTCGAGCCCTACCTGTGGTCGTTCGTGGTGTTCGTGATCCCGAACGTGCTCTTCACAGGCGCGCTGCTTTCGCTGATGGCGGTCGTGACACGCAGCATTCTGTGGGTCTACATCGGCGTGATCGCGTTCTTCGTCCTGTACGGCGTGAGCGCGGCGCTGCTGCGCGACATCGACAATGTCTGGATCGCGACGCTGATGGATCCGCTCGGCCTGCGTGCCCTCGAGCGCACCATCCGCTACTGGTCGGCCGAGGAGCGCAACACCGGCCTGCCGGCGATCAGCGGGTACCTCCTCGGCAACCGCGTGCTCTGGACCTCCATTGCCACGGCGCTGTTCGCGGCGACCTTCGCGCTGTTCAAGACCGAACGCAGCGGCACCGGCCGCCGGCGCTGGGGCCGGACGGCGAAGGCGGAGGCGCTCGCCCCGGCGGCGCACGCGGCCCGAAAAGCGGCCGGGACGGCGGTGCAAAGGCCCGAGCCCCTCTTCACGACCCACACGGTGTGGCGGCAGTTCCTGCGTCAACTGCGCTTCGACACCGTGGGCGTGTTCCGCGGCGTGCCCTTCCTGGTGATGCTCTCGTTCGGCATCGCCAACTTCATCCCGACCGCGCTCTTGCGCCAAACCTTGTATGACACGCGCATCTATCCGGTGACCTCGCAGATGCTGTCCGCCCTGCAGGGCAGCTACAGCTTCCTGCTGGTGATCATCGTGCTGTTCTACGCCGGCGAGCTCGTGTGGAAGGAGCGCGGCGCGAAGATGCACGAGGTCACCGACGCGATGCCGGTGCCGAACTGGGTGCCGCTCCTCGCGAAGTTCGGGGCGCTCTTGGCGGTGATCGCCACGTTCCAGGGGATCGGCGCGATCACGGCGATGCTCATCCAGCTCGCCAAGGGGTATACCCGGCTCGAACCGCTCTTGTACCTGAAGACGCTGACGCTGGACTCCAGCGTGTATGTGCTGATGGGCGGCCTGGCATTGACCCTGCAGGTGTTCAGCAACAACAAGTTCGTCGGCTATGCGCTGCTGATCCTGGTGCTCGCCCTGCAGACCGCGCTCGGGCTGATGGACTTCACCCATCATCTCTACAACTTCGGGAGCTGGCCGATCGCGCCGTATTCGGACATGAACGGCTATGGCCACTTCTTGTCGGCGCAGCTTTGGTTCCAGGGGTACTGGGGCCTGCTCCTGGTTTCGCTGCTGCTCTTGTCGGTGGCATTCTGGGTGCGCGGCAGCGTCAACAGCCGGCGCGAGCGCTTCGTGGTGGCGCGGCAGCGGCTGCGCGGTCGGCTGGGCGTGGCCTTCGGGCTCGGCCTGCTTTCGTTCGCGTCCGTGGGCGGCTTCTTGTTCTGGAACACGAACATCCGCAACGACTACCGCTCGCCGGAGCAGAACCTCGACCTGGCGGCGCGTTACGAGAACGAATACGGCCGCTACAAGAATCTGCCGCAGCCGAAGATCCGGGCTTCGTCCACGGAGATCGACCTGCGTCCGGAGACGCAGGTCCTGCGCATCGACGGGGTTTACCGCGTGCACAACCCCCACGCCTCGACGATCGAGGAGGTGCACATCAACCTCACCAACGACAAGGCGCTCGTCTCGATCGACTTCGGCGGCGCCGAGCTCGTGAAACACGATGCCCCGCTGGGCTACCGCATCTATCGTCTCGCGCGCCCGATGCAGCCGGGCGAGGAGCGCGAGGTGCGCTTCCGCCTCGACTACCACGCGAATGGCATCACGAACGAGCTGCAACAGACGCAGATCGTCGAGAACGGGAGCTTCTTCAACAACCGCATGTTCCCGCAGCTCGGCTACGACGAGCGCGTGCAGCTCGACGATCGGAACGACCGCCGCAAGCGCGGGCTCGGGGAGCCCACCCGCATGCCGAAGCTGGAAGACGAGGCGGCGCGCGCGAGCACCTATGTCGACGACGATGCCGATTGGCTCGACTTCAAGACCACCATCTGCACCGCGCCGGATCAGACCGCGCTCGCGCCGGGCTACCTGAAGGAGGAGTTCCAGCGTGATGGCCGTCGCTGCTTCAGCTACGCCATGGACCGGCCGATGCTGAACTTCTACGCCTTCCTGTCGGCGCGCTGGCAGGTGAAGAAGGGGTTTTACAAGGAAGGCACGCCCGCGCAGATCCCGATCGAGATCTATTACGACCCCAAACATCCGTACAACGTCGATCGCATGATCGAAGCGGTGCAGAAGTCGCTTTCGTATTACGAGGCGAACTTCACGCCGTACCAGCACCGCCAGGTGCGGATCATCGAGTTTCCGGGGTACGCGAGCTTCGCCCAGAGCTTCGCCAACACCATCCCCTATTCGGAGTCGATCGGCTTCATCGCCGACCTGCGCGACGAGAGCGCCGTCGATTACGTGTATTACGTGACCGCGCACGAGATCGCGCACCAGTGGTGGGCGCACCAGGTGATCGGCGCCAACGTGCAGGGGGCGACCGTGCTGTCGGAGTCGCTCTCCCAGTACTCGGCGTTGATGGTGATGGAGCAGGAATACGGCCGCCCCAAGATGCGGCGTTTCCTCAAGGAGGAGCTCGACAAGTACCTCGCCGGCCGCGGCGGCGAGCGGGTCGAGGAGCTGCCGCTCTACCGGGTGGAGAACCAGCAGTACATCCACTACCAGAAAGGATCGCTGGTGTTCTACCGCCTGCGCGAGGAGATCGGCGAGGCCACACTCAATCGCGCGCTGAAGAAGTTCCTGCAGGACAAAGGGTACCAGCAGCCGCCGTACACGACGTCGGCCGAGCTTCTGGCGTACATCCGCGCCGAGGCCGGTCCGGCGCACGAGGCGCTGATCACCGACCTGTTCGAGAAGATATGCTTCTACGACAACCGGGTCGAGGCGGCGACCGCCACCAAGCGCAGCGACGGCAAGTACGAGGTGACCCTCGATCTGTTCGCGGACAAGCGTTATGCGGACGGCAAGGGCAAGGAGACGCCGGGCGAGCTCGATGATTGGATCGAGGTCGGCGTCTTCGCGCGCGGCAAGTCAGGCAAGGAGGCGGACGAGGAGGTGCTGTACCTGGAACGGCACCACGTGACCAAGCAGCACGAGCAGGTGACCGTCGTGGTCGACGCGGAGCCCCATGAAGCCGGCTTCGATCCGAACAACAAGCTGATCGACCGCGTGTCCTCGGACAATCGCAAGCGGGTGGATCTCTAG
- a CDS encoding FAD-dependent monooxygenase → MIVGLGIAGIATALRLHRAGWEPVILERAPERRKGGYFIGLFGTGQASAKRLGVLEAMGNRRHPQTLTYEVDRSNRRRKGMNFADVPGEPRMLLRGDVENGLFSALPEGVEIRFSTVPTRIEQVDRGVDVTTTHTKTGATVTERFDLVVGADGMRSTVRKLVFGPPEDFLYPLKYMIGAAILSKPVSGYNLHDGLVMAEAGRSVWVFPFADHNPGVLFSYRVDDVDAQFRRPRIESIRKAYGPEPAGPLLNELFDDFAAADEYLFDAVNQVRMNRWHKGRVVLVGDAAWCLTLYSGMGASTGLAGSELLGNMLETYPDDVGRALVAWEEKLRPFITSLQAHGLKMRAFFTPSGEAQRILRAAFLRLAGSPVTRPIFQRLTINDQLTMRDIVVQ, encoded by the coding sequence TTGATCGTTGGACTTGGCATCGCTGGCATCGCCACAGCCCTCCGGCTGCACAGGGCCGGCTGGGAGCCCGTGATCCTCGAGCGGGCACCCGAACGCCGCAAAGGCGGCTATTTCATTGGCCTCTTCGGCACGGGCCAGGCGTCCGCCAAGCGGCTCGGCGTGCTCGAGGCCATGGGCAACCGCAGGCACCCGCAAACATTGACGTACGAGGTGGACCGGTCCAATCGTCGTCGCAAGGGCATGAACTTCGCCGACGTGCCCGGCGAGCCGCGCATGCTGCTGCGCGGCGACGTCGAGAATGGGTTGTTCTCCGCGCTGCCGGAGGGGGTGGAGATCCGCTTCTCGACGGTCCCCACCAGAATCGAGCAGGTCGATCGCGGCGTCGACGTCACGACGACCCACACGAAGACCGGCGCGACCGTGACCGAGCGCTTCGACCTCGTGGTGGGCGCCGACGGAATGCGCTCGACCGTGCGAAAGCTCGTCTTCGGCCCGCCCGAAGACTTCCTTTACCCGCTGAAGTACATGATCGGTGCGGCCATCCTGAGCAAACCCGTCAGCGGCTACAATCTGCACGACGGGCTGGTCATGGCCGAGGCCGGGCGATCGGTATGGGTCTTCCCCTTCGCGGACCACAACCCCGGCGTGCTGTTCTCCTACCGCGTGGACGACGTCGATGCGCAGTTCCGAAGGCCCCGCATCGAGTCGATTCGCAAGGCGTACGGTCCGGAGCCGGCAGGGCCCTTGCTGAACGAGCTCTTCGACGACTTCGCGGCCGCGGACGAGTATCTGTTCGACGCGGTCAACCAGGTTCGCATGAATCGCTGGCACAAGGGCCGGGTCGTGCTGGTCGGCGACGCGGCGTGGTGCTTGACGCTGTATTCAGGGATGGGCGCTTCGACCGGCCTGGCCGGAAGTGAGCTCCTGGGCAACATGCTGGAGACATACCCCGACGACGTGGGACGCGCGCTCGTCGCCTGGGAGGAGAAGCTCCGCCCGTTCATCACGAGCCTGCAGGCCCACGGGCTGAAAATGAGGGCGTTCTTCACCCCGTCCGGGGAAGCGCAACGGATCCTGCGCGCGGCGTTCCTCCGCCTCGCCGGCTCGCCCGTCACGCGCCCGATCTTCCAGAGACTGACCATCAATGATCAGCTGACGATGCGCGACATCGTCGTGCAGTAA
- a CDS encoding helix-turn-helix transcriptional regulator: MISTFFMVFVLTAGKGRGRHLEEVDLHAGDIHIIPAGVENQPLDVTDLEGWIVGFDPTLLSSPKRLPGQPRMGGIAKDAPVRSIFLRGLLRLRPGPPRRQRIERVVAEMEAELREVQWGAENAALAWFTLLITEFMRELQEHAPLAPPMLSGLVQHALTFIEAHCLEPLSLQDVAAAVGRTPSHLANIIRRETGLTVGDWLREHRMAEARRRLLETDASIERIADQVGYADVTHFIRTFRRAQGMTPRAFRERRRRPGA; this comes from the coding sequence ATGATCTCGACCTTCTTCATGGTGTTCGTGCTGACGGCGGGCAAGGGGCGAGGCCGTCATCTGGAAGAGGTCGATCTCCATGCCGGGGATATCCACATCATCCCCGCGGGCGTGGAGAACCAGCCCCTCGATGTCACCGACCTGGAGGGATGGATCGTGGGCTTTGATCCGACGCTGCTGAGCTCTCCGAAGCGGCTGCCCGGACAACCACGCATGGGGGGAATTGCGAAGGACGCGCCGGTGCGCAGCATCTTTCTCCGGGGATTGCTCCGGCTGCGACCCGGGCCACCTCGGCGGCAACGAATCGAGCGCGTGGTGGCCGAGATGGAGGCCGAGCTGCGAGAGGTCCAGTGGGGCGCGGAAAACGCCGCGCTCGCATGGTTTACGCTTCTGATCACGGAGTTCATGCGCGAATTGCAGGAGCACGCGCCGCTGGCGCCGCCCATGCTCAGCGGGCTCGTGCAACATGCGCTCACCTTCATCGAGGCACACTGCCTGGAGCCCCTCTCGCTGCAGGACGTCGCGGCGGCGGTCGGGCGCACGCCTTCACACCTGGCCAACATCATCCGCCGGGAGACCGGGCTGACCGTGGGGGACTGGCTGCGCGAGCATCGCATGGCCGAGGCCCGGCGGAGGCTCCTGGAAACGGACGCGAGCATCGAGCGCATTGCAGACCAGGTGGGTTACGCCGACGTCACCCATTTCATCCGCACCTTCCGGCGCGCCCAGGGAATGACCCCCCGCGCCTTTCGCGAGCGGCGCCGCCGCCCCGGGGCCTGA
- a CDS encoding MFS transporter produces the protein MAEQGPRVPMRLLVAIALSASLAPLNSTMVAVALPAMSRDLGAESSVLRQGLVTSYLLTNIVLQSPGGKLGDRLGYRRALAMGQILFALGATLAYVWPLLPGLTAARILMASGGAILAPSAFAMLRTELPPEVRGRAFGAMGAMMGLSAGLGPKVGALLVTHFGWTSIFLANVPVLLASAALVHLGAPAASPPKEAAARPRFDVLGSVLLGASLLGLVIGLENKELRWAAALGVLGLVPFAWWEQRAADPIIDFSLFKRRSFVAGSLLIAIQNFAMYSMLFELPQVAGRLFGAGPRDVGNTLVTMMAMMIVASPFAGRASERFGARAVALTGSALALVGMTLLVFLPFHAVTDAVPALGLLGLGLGLTSAPSQASSISDVPREKSGMAAGLTSTMRYLGGIAGLTVLGLVLTESPVPEIARREHATSIVIFCASLVVTLGCAALLPGRLPPPVPAAAPR, from the coding sequence GTGGCTGAACAAGGGCCCCGTGTGCCCATGCGCCTGCTCGTCGCGATCGCCTTATCGGCCTCGCTCGCGCCGCTCAACTCCACGATGGTCGCTGTCGCGCTGCCCGCGATGTCGCGCGACCTCGGCGCCGAATCGAGCGTGCTCCGGCAAGGGCTCGTGACGAGTTATCTGCTCACGAACATCGTCCTGCAAAGCCCGGGCGGCAAGCTCGGCGACCGGCTCGGGTACCGGCGGGCGCTCGCGATGGGCCAGATCCTCTTCGCGCTCGGCGCCACGCTCGCCTACGTCTGGCCCCTGCTCCCGGGGCTCACGGCGGCGCGTATTCTCATGGCCTCGGGCGGCGCGATTCTCGCGCCCAGCGCGTTTGCCATGCTGCGCACCGAGCTGCCGCCAGAGGTGCGAGGCCGCGCGTTCGGCGCGATGGGCGCCATGATGGGGCTCTCGGCGGGCCTCGGCCCGAAGGTCGGGGCGTTGCTCGTGACGCATTTCGGCTGGACGTCCATCTTCCTCGCGAACGTCCCGGTCCTCCTCGCCTCCGCCGCGCTCGTGCATCTCGGCGCACCTGCGGCCTCGCCCCCGAAAGAGGCTGCGGCGCGACCTCGCTTCGACGTGCTCGGCTCCGTGCTCCTCGGGGCCTCGCTCCTCGGGCTCGTGATCGGCCTCGAAAACAAGGAGCTCCGCTGGGCGGCCGCGCTCGGCGTTTTGGGGCTCGTTCCCTTCGCGTGGTGGGAGCAACGCGCCGCGGATCCCATCATCGATTTCTCGTTGTTCAAGCGCCGGAGCTTCGTCGCGGGCAGCTTGCTCATCGCCATCCAGAACTTCGCCATGTACTCGATGTTGTTCGAGCTGCCGCAGGTGGCGGGGCGGCTCTTCGGCGCGGGGCCGCGCGACGTCGGCAATACGCTGGTGACGATGATGGCCATGATGATCGTCGCGTCTCCCTTCGCGGGGCGCGCGTCCGAGCGCTTCGGGGCGCGCGCGGTGGCGCTCACCGGCTCTGCGCTTGCCCTCGTGGGAATGACGCTGCTCGTGTTCCTCCCCTTCCATGCTGTGACGGACGCGGTGCCTGCGCTCGGCTTGCTCGGCTTGGGCCTCGGCCTGACGTCGGCGCCCTCGCAAGCCTCCTCGATCAGCGACGTGCCCCGGGAAAAAAGCGGAATGGCGGCGGGCCTCACCTCCACCATGCGTTACCTCGGCGGCATTGCCGGCTTGACCGTGCTCGGCTTGGTCCTCACGGAGAGCCCGGTCCCCGAGATCGCCCGGCGCGAGCACGCGACGTCGATCGTGATTTTCTGCGCATCGCTGGTCGTGACCCTCGGCTGCGCGGCGCTCCTCCCGGGCCGCCTCCCGCCGCCCGTGCCCGCCGCCGCGCCGCGCTGA
- a CDS encoding PEP/pyruvate-binding domain-containing protein, which yields MIAALDAHLPEAEFGGKAAQLGQAHRSGLPVPPAFALSSEFVDRVVAGDDAQLGRLLDAFATLAGPVAVRSSGIGEDGAAASFAGQHATVLNVRNPRQLQDALATVHGSARTASALAYRRKLGLPPEPRMGVVVQRLILADCAGVLFTRHPTTGADERVIEATWGLGEAVVAGIVTPDHYRVSRGGRVLEKRPGEKDCAIVWSEEGGTTEVPVPAHRVDVLCLDDARLAALDALASACEAAFGGTQDLEWAFAADRLYLLQRRAITRG from the coding sequence GTGATCGCGGCGCTCGACGCGCACCTTCCGGAGGCCGAGTTCGGCGGAAAAGCCGCGCAGCTCGGGCAAGCGCATCGAAGCGGCCTGCCCGTGCCGCCGGCGTTCGCGCTCTCGTCCGAATTCGTGGATCGCGTCGTCGCGGGAGACGACGCGCAGCTCGGCCGGCTCTTGGATGCCTTCGCGACGCTCGCCGGGCCCGTGGCGGTCCGGTCCTCCGGGATCGGCGAGGACGGCGCCGCGGCGAGTTTTGCCGGGCAACATGCCACGGTCTTGAACGTGCGTAATCCTCGCCAACTGCAAGACGCGCTCGCGACCGTACACGGCTCGGCGCGGACGGCGTCGGCGCTCGCTTATCGACGAAAGCTCGGGCTCCCGCCGGAGCCTCGGATGGGCGTCGTCGTGCAGCGGCTCATCCTCGCCGATTGTGCGGGCGTGCTCTTCACCCGCCACCCGACGACGGGCGCCGACGAGCGCGTCATCGAGGCGACGTGGGGCCTCGGCGAGGCGGTCGTCGCGGGGATCGTCACGCCCGACCACTATCGCGTGTCCCGCGGCGGGCGTGTCCTCGAAAAGAGGCCGGGCGAGAAGGACTGCGCGATTGTTTGGAGCGAGGAAGGCGGCACGACCGAGGTCCCCGTGCCGGCGCATCGGGTCGACGTGTTGTGCCTCGACGACGCGCGCCTCGCGGCGCTCGACGCGCTGGCCTCGGCGTGTGAAGCGGCCTTCGGCGGGACGCAGGACCTGGAATGGGCGTTCGCCGCCGATCGCCTGTATCTGCTCCAGAGGAGAGCGATCACCCGTGGCTGA